One genomic region from Cardiocondyla obscurior isolate alpha-2009 linkage group LG01, Cobs3.1, whole genome shotgun sequence encodes:
- the LOC139104270 gene encoding cell surface glycoprotein 1, which yields MTRLDRSFVLIILTVIISLFFSGTALRCYQCNSLQDKNCEKGPFSDSMIIECDSPPPTTDTTITWPDTSSESTSSSEPTSSSETTPSSEPTSPSETTPSSEPTSPSETTPSSEPTSPSETTPSSEPTSPSETTPSSEPTSPSEPTPSSEPTSPSEPTSSSEPTSPSETTPSSEPTSPSETTPSSEPTSPSEPTPSSEPTSPSEPTSSSEPTSPSESTPSSEPTSPSESTPSSEPTSPSEPTPSSEPTSPSESTPSSEPTSPSEPTPSSEPTSPSESTPSSEPTSPSEPTPSSEPTSPSEPTPSSEPTSPSESTPSSEPTSPSEPTPSSEPTSPSESTPSSEPTPSSEPTSPSESTPSSEPTSPSEPTPSSEPTSPSEPTPSSEPTSPSESTPSSEPTPSSEPTPSSEPTSPSEPTPSSEPTSPSESTPSSEPTSPSEPTPSSEPTSPSESTPSSEPTSPSESTPSSEPTSPSEPTPSSEPTSPSESTPSSEPTSPSEPTPSSEPTSPSEPTSSSEPTSPSESTPSSEPTSPSEPTSSSEPTSPSESTPFSESTSTSKTACPQSIAKSTPNLLLQKIHRNIHRRSIFSYAQETYSEVAWKCAIIKRQYQNNTESIERTCIISNQLCKDGPDNRCFITKKCDSDKCNHANTISINTVTLTWLILSWTCVTKFVLTIF from the exons ATGACACGCCTGGATCGCTCTTTCGTGCTCATTATTTTAACAGTTATAATTTCGCTGTTTTTCTCTG ggacTGCATTGAGATGTTATCAATGCAATTCATTACAAGacaaaaattgtgaaaaaggACCATTTTCGGATTCAATGATAATAGAATGTGATTCACCGCCACCTACTACAGACACGACTATCACGTGGCCTGACACATCTTCGGAATCTACGTCTTCTTCAGAACCTACCTCATCTTCGGAAACTACGCCTTCTTCAGAACCTACCTCACCTTCGGAAACTACGCCTTCTTCAGAACCTACCTCACCTTCGGAAACTACGCCTTCTTCAGAACCTACCTCACCTTCGGAAACTACGCCTTCTTCAGAACCTACCTCACCTTCGGAAACTACGCCTTCTTCAGAACCTACCTCACCTTCGGAACCTACGCCTTCTTCAGAACCTACCTCACCTTCGGAACCTACGTCTTCTTCAGAACCTACCTCACCTTCGGAAACTACGCCTTCTTCAGAACCTACCTCACCTTCGGAAACTACGCCTTCTTCAGAACCTACCTCACCTTCGGAACCTACGCCTTCTTCAGAACCTACCTCACCTTCGGAACCTACGTCTTCTTCAGAACCTACCTCACCTTCGGAATCTACGCCTTCTTCAGAACCTACCTCACCTTCGGAATCTACGCCTTCTTCAGAACCTACCTCACCTTCGGAACCTACGCCTTCTTCAGAACCTACCTCACCTTCGGAATCTACGCCTTCTTCAGAACCTACCTCACCTTCGGAACCTACGCCTTCTTCAGAACCTACCTCACCTTCGGAATCTACGCCTTCTTCAGAACCTACCTCACCTTCGGAACCTACGCCTTCTTCAGAACCTACCTCACCTTCGGAACCTACGCCTTCTTCAGAACCTACCTCACCTTCGGAATCTACGCCTTCTTCAGAACCTACCTCACCTTCGGAACCTACGCCTTCTTCAGAACCTACCTCACCTTCGGAATCTACGCCTTCTTCAGAACCTACGCCTTCTTCAGAACCTACCTCACCTTCGGAATCTACGCCTTCTTCAGAACCTACCTCACCTTCGGAACCTACGCCTTCTTCAGAACCTACCTCACCTTCGGAACCTACGCCTTCTTCAGAACCTACCTCACCTTCGGAATCTACGCCTTCTTCAGAACCTACGCCTTCTTCAGAACCTACGCCTTCTTCAGAACCTACCTCACCTTCGGAACCTACGCCTTCTTCAGAACCTACCTCACCTTCGGAATCTACGCCTTCTTCAGAACCTACCTCACCTTCGGAACCTACGCCTTCTTCAGAACCTACCTCACCTTCGGAATCTACGCCTTCTTCAGAACCTACCTCACCTTCGGAATCTACGCCTTCTTCAGAACCTACCTCACCTTCGGAACCTACGCCTTCTTCAGAACCTACCTCACCTTCGGAATCTACGCCTTCTTCAGAACCTACCTCACCTTCGGAACCTACGCCTTCTTCAGAACCTACCTCACCTTCGGAACCTACGTCTTCTTCAGAACCTACCTCACCTTCGGAATCTACGCCTTCTTCAGAACCTACCTCACCTTCGGAACCTACGTCTTCTTCAGAACCTACCTCACCTTCGGAATCTACGCCTTTTTCAGAATCCACCTCAACTTCGAAAACTGCGTGTCCGCAATCTATAGCAAAGTCGACCCCTAATT TGTTACTACAGAAGATACATCGTAATATACACCGAAGAAGCATTTTTTCTTACGCTCAAGAAACATATTCAGAAGTTGCATGGAAGTGTGCCATAATTAAACGTC aatatcaGAACAATACTGAGTCCATCGAACGTACTTGCATTATATCAAACCAGTTGTGTAAGGATGGCCCCGATAATAGATGTTTCATAACAAAAAAATGCGATTCCGACAAATGTAACCATGCTAATACGATATCAATTAATACGGTAACTTTAACGTGGCTTATATTATCGTGGACATGTGTAACAAAATTCGTTcttacgattttttaa
- the LOC139104403 gene encoding delta-myrmicitoxin-Mri1a-like, whose product MKTVIFLFGLVLIVAIISPINCKASAFASPNPGAIAEGTPEANAEATAEAAAEAAAEAAAEAAAEAMAEAIAEAMAEPNPSEAKEKVKGAAKDLALAVIDYGKHKVTKWFNKKMSKKS is encoded by the exons ATGAAGACCGTAATTTTCTTATTCGGACTTGTGCTGATTGTCGCAATTATCAGCCCAATTAATTGCAAAGCTTCGGCTTTTGCCAGTCCAAACCCTGGAGCTATTGCCGAAGGTACTCCCGAGGCTAATGCTGAAGCAACGGCAGAAGCTGCAGCCGAAGCTGCAGCCGAAGCTGCAGCCGAGGCTGCAGCCGAGGCTATGGCTGAGGCTATAGCTGAGGCTATGGCTGAACCTAATCCTAGTGAGGCtaag gAAAAAGTGAAAGGAGCAGCGAAAGATTTAGCCTTAGCAGTAATAGATTATGGTAAACATAAAGTGACGAAAtggtttaacaaaaaaatgtcaaaaaaatcttaa